The following are encoded in a window of Bacteroidales bacterium genomic DNA:
- a CDS encoding tetratricopeptide repeat protein, which yields MKPFYYILLFGCVLLFDAHAQDIPVFPRAETLNQKKQEPDIEKLAAEYVRNRDFEKAVVLYEKLFEEKTTHFYYNYYIYCLIELQDYKTALKAVNKMQKSDQNRLRYDVDEGYIYNISGDLTKATKIFDKALESVQPVATQIRDLANAFNYRGQTEYAIRTYLKGREMLPDQPFNLDLASIYQRIERYDEMVNEYLNLLDIDLTKMDVVRTRLQSVMENDPDGEKNEILRKELLRRIQRSPEKTYFSEMLIWQSVQQRDFEMALIQARSLDRRLQEQGSRIYDLALLCLSNEAFDVAIDAYNYLLEKGTNSPFYLDSRIGLLNAKYLKVINRYDYSQNDLLDLENEYSKALNEFGQNSSTVPVMRYMAHLQAFYLDNTDYAIDLLEKAVEMPAVTPAMKAECKIELADILLFSGNVWDATLLYSQVDYDFKHDPIGHQAKFKNAKLSYYIGEFAWAKAQLDVLKAATSKLISNDAMELSLIISDNIDLDSTYTALSIFSRAELLIYRNSYDQAIATLDSIQMLSLYHSLNDDVLYRKAEIMLKKGNFTEADTLLAKVVAMYPLDLLADDALWLRAQLHETHFNDIVKAKEFYEKILFDYPGSLYTVEARKRFRTLRGDMTN from the coding sequence ATGAAACCCTTTTATTATATCCTTCTTTTTGGTTGCGTTTTATTATTTGATGCCCATGCACAGGACATTCCTGTTTTTCCAAGAGCAGAAACGCTTAACCAGAAAAAACAGGAACCAGACATCGAAAAACTTGCAGCCGAATACGTCAGAAACAGAGACTTCGAAAAAGCTGTGGTGCTCTATGAAAAACTGTTTGAGGAAAAAACTACCCATTTTTACTACAACTATTACATTTATTGCCTGATCGAGTTGCAGGACTACAAAACTGCCCTTAAAGCTGTAAATAAAATGCAGAAATCCGATCAAAACCGTTTGAGGTATGATGTGGATGAGGGCTATATTTATAACATTTCCGGCGACCTGACAAAAGCAACAAAAATTTTTGACAAAGCGCTCGAAAGTGTTCAACCTGTGGCCACTCAAATTCGTGACCTCGCCAATGCTTTTAACTACCGCGGACAAACGGAGTACGCCATACGCACATACCTCAAAGGCAGGGAAATGCTTCCTGACCAACCCTTTAACCTTGATCTGGCCAGCATTTATCAGCGAATCGAACGTTATGATGAAATGGTAAACGAATACCTTAACCTGCTGGATATTGACCTCACAAAGATGGATGTTGTCAGAACCAGGTTGCAATCAGTCATGGAAAATGATCCCGATGGAGAAAAAAATGAAATCTTACGAAAAGAACTTCTGCGCAGGATACAACGCTCCCCCGAAAAAACGTATTTCTCCGAAATGCTCATCTGGCAGTCAGTACAACAGCGTGACTTCGAAATGGCATTGATCCAGGCACGCTCTCTCGATCGTCGTTTACAGGAACAAGGCAGCAGGATCTACGATCTCGCGCTGCTTTGCCTCTCCAACGAAGCCTTTGATGTAGCCATAGATGCCTACAACTATCTGTTGGAAAAAGGAACAAACTCTCCTTTTTATCTCGATTCACGGATTGGCCTGCTCAATGCTAAATATTTAAAGGTGATCAACAGGTATGATTATTCGCAAAATGACCTGCTTGATCTTGAAAACGAGTACAGCAAAGCCCTTAACGAGTTTGGACAAAACTCATCAACAGTGCCTGTAATGCGCTACATGGCGCACTTACAAGCCTTCTACCTCGACAATACCGATTATGCGATCGACTTGCTGGAAAAAGCAGTGGAAATGCCTGCCGTAACCCCTGCTATGAAAGCAGAATGTAAAATTGAACTGGCCGACATATTGCTTTTTTCAGGTAATGTGTGGGATGCAACACTGCTGTATTCCCAGGTGGATTATGACTTTAAACACGACCCTATCGGTCACCAGGCTAAATTTAAAAATGCCAAGCTTTCCTATTACATTGGTGAATTTGCCTGGGCAAAAGCACAGCTTGATGTACTCAAAGCCGCGACCTCAAAACTAATTTCCAATGATGCTATGGAATTGTCGCTCATCATCAGCGACAATATTGACCTTGACAGCACTTATACTGCATTAAGCATTTTCTCAAGGGCAGAACTGCTGATTTACAGGAATAGTTACGACCAGGCAATTGCTACTTTAGACTCCATTCAAATGTTGTCGCTCTACCACTCACTAAATGATGATGTGCTATACCGCAAAGCTGAGATCATGCTGAAAAAAGGAAATTTCACCGAAGCCGATACCCTGCTTGCCAAAGTAGTCGCCATGTATCCCCTGGATCTCCTTGCGGATGATGCATTGTGGCTGCGTGCACAATTGCATGAAACCCATTTCAACGACATTGTCAAAGCTAAGGAATTCTACGAAAAAATCCTTTTTGACTATCCGGGTAGCCTTTATACCGTTGAAGCCAGAAAAAGATTCCGGACGCTGAGGGGAGATATGACAAACTAA
- a CDS encoding amino acid permease, protein MSQAKKFGTFAGVFTPSILSILGVIMYLRLGWVVGEAGLFNALAIIITAHVISITTGLSISSIATDKKVKAGGIYYMLSRSLGLPMGGAIGIIRYAATSLSIGLFLIGFAENFLGIEAIRDFFHLGTTINDIRIVGSVAIIVLVVIAYISTSLAIKSQFVVFTAIIFSLLAIVMGLFLNNAAEPVEVALLPVENGMSFEAIFAIFFPAVSGFTVGVAMSGDLKDPKKAIPKGTMMAILVGFMVYVLLAILIASKVDRGVLLNNYNFLSDVSLWSPLVIAGVWAATLSAAIGGILGAPRILQALSTDKITPRVFGKGFGVNNEPRNALILTFIIAEFTILIGELNVVARIMSMFFLVAFGFINLSYVLESWASPDFRPSFKIPKWVAMAGFLISFAVMFKLDAMAMVISIVLTFLVYFFLSKRNLELEYGDVWQSVWSSVVRSSLIQVARKGIEERHWQPNIMLFSGRSEARPHLVEFGKQLIGNQGLLSNFDLVQIESNDKVLPRHRQVTVHDENASRKGFFSRQHFCTDIYEGIKNISSVYGFSGIEPNTVMLGWARQSHEPVKFIQTINYIKALDLNILLMDYDKRVGFGKYKLIDIWWRTTEHNGNLGLLLLKFLWLSKDWKSAKARILIVNPVNEQKHIIYRNTKEILENLRINAEIKIINNQVEQRSFYDIVQVESVNSDLIFLGLPDVLSGNEQDFVDETNKLCQDIGTVILIKASTTFKELNIGAKNILIDQVDTLPQIGYHTRFSSQDVPEFDLPDKPELTIQLRSFHNRLAMLAGTIEKENLSILFSSQDKLIAHIEKAIIKHIDNLGKKYASPETEDLLQSIAKYNAALWFRLRRLISDYSGEMLEIQSNNFREDIDFIKEEIQKITSESTLIVKIPITARSLRIHPKDSLQNKLFKIRYQTGFKLSRKKKKYHAIEYRRILAAFLEPNVIRLLHKFSENWGTMSSHFLMMNRTLFNDVFGILVAIDSKIATQSDHLKLLNEKREEALDRIGQMIKINNDNRASLSESITGSIMEMVGQFADEFRLIQSNRTLVKKFKLNGDQVSFPEFVTEMPAKWNSNQKLLVNDIQLELGLFTLVSKMKIIFRETEHDIASAFDEYIVYRQNEIRKQLLDQHRKIKSNPRFTFSLATFRELEHSAVMQVLFNQLIQNTFNKVKQASLLLPEKIEIMDPETRKALHAVQFTNVTTQTIFVSRLLDYLLQSEFVDSVQKSLGEISEKLIPIKTTTNEILRSLDFLLNPDSEIKNGEMPAHEQTEKIFTDHIAQLDKEIERSTQLKNTVVMMFHERLHTFEDKLTFYSFIENANNLKDYIRQREIRNRWRLFHHIRERGKEFVQHQLNQFWYRQSIGVIFTRRLKAMSAPVRFRVNDALAILEKISVKTEVDKKLPYYYRQLFIRKQYYLNELWAGRERELHEAERSIKRSLSGLYGAILVTGDHHSGKTFFSQYFINKYYPNASIFTLTPPYAGSTDVNLFKKSLENVFETSGSYYKIFNSLPEKSVLIIDDLALWWEQTEHGFEVVAQLIELIDKYSHRCLFVINLNRFSYELMRRINPIENYFISIIELQPFTAEKLQEIILKRHHTTNLKLRMHGRLHDTLRTWDYAKLFSKYFTISGGNVGVALQSWLANIEDVKEDNLYIRVPQMPDISVLDTLNLGWYLLIIQLMLHKRANLRKLTRICRGSTQVIKENIDILLRSGILMEKNPGVYEINTLLYPYIQRKLIEKDMI, encoded by the coding sequence ATGTCGCAGGCTAAAAAATTCGGAACATTTGCCGGGGTATTTACCCCTTCCATCTTGTCTATCCTGGGTGTGATCATGTACCTGCGTTTAGGATGGGTTGTTGGCGAAGCCGGATTATTCAATGCCTTGGCCATCATTATCACTGCGCATGTGATTTCGATAACCACCGGATTGAGTATTTCTTCGATTGCTACCGACAAGAAAGTGAAAGCGGGGGGCATCTACTATATGCTCTCACGCAGTCTTGGATTGCCCATGGGTGGAGCAATCGGAATAATCAGATATGCAGCCACTTCACTCAGCATTGGGTTGTTCCTTATTGGTTTTGCCGAGAATTTTCTCGGGATAGAAGCCATTAGGGATTTTTTCCATCTGGGAACAACCATTAATGACATTCGGATTGTTGGGAGTGTTGCTATCATTGTTTTGGTAGTGATTGCCTACATCAGCACTTCACTCGCCATTAAGTCGCAATTTGTGGTTTTCACCGCCATTATATTTTCCTTGCTGGCTATTGTCATGGGTTTGTTTTTAAATAACGCTGCAGAACCGGTAGAAGTGGCTTTGTTACCAGTCGAAAACGGGATGTCTTTTGAGGCTATATTTGCTATATTTTTTCCTGCTGTATCGGGTTTCACCGTTGGAGTTGCAATGTCGGGTGACTTGAAAGACCCAAAAAAAGCGATTCCTAAGGGAACGATGATGGCCATCCTGGTGGGATTTATGGTTTATGTTTTACTTGCAATTCTAATTGCTTCTAAAGTTGACAGGGGTGTTCTGCTCAACAATTATAATTTTCTTTCTGATGTTTCTTTGTGGTCTCCACTGGTGATTGCCGGAGTTTGGGCTGCCACCTTATCTGCGGCAATAGGCGGTATTCTGGGGGCGCCTCGTATTTTACAGGCTTTGTCGACTGATAAAATTACACCCCGTGTTTTTGGCAAGGGTTTCGGTGTAAATAATGAACCTCGTAATGCCCTGATTCTGACTTTCATTATTGCTGAGTTCACAATTCTTATCGGTGAGTTGAATGTAGTAGCAAGGATCATGTCCATGTTTTTTCTGGTGGCGTTTGGATTTATCAATCTGAGTTATGTGCTCGAAAGCTGGGCAAGTCCTGATTTCAGGCCAAGTTTTAAAATTCCTAAATGGGTGGCAATGGCCGGATTTCTTATCTCCTTTGCTGTGATGTTCAAGCTGGATGCTATGGCTATGGTAATTTCCATTGTTCTGACTTTTCTGGTTTACTTTTTTCTTTCGAAAAGAAACCTTGAACTTGAATATGGTGATGTATGGCAAAGCGTGTGGTCGTCTGTAGTAAGATCATCATTGATACAGGTTGCGCGTAAAGGAATTGAAGAGCGACACTGGCAACCGAATATCATGTTGTTTAGCGGCAGGTCTGAAGCCAGGCCTCATTTGGTTGAATTTGGTAAACAGTTGATCGGTAACCAGGGGCTGCTTTCCAATTTTGATCTTGTTCAGATCGAATCCAACGATAAAGTGCTGCCCCGTCACAGGCAGGTTACCGTGCATGATGAAAATGCCAGCAGAAAAGGATTCTTTTCCCGACAGCATTTTTGTACAGATATTTATGAAGGGATTAAAAACATTTCCAGCGTTTATGGTTTTTCGGGCATCGAACCCAATACGGTTATGCTCGGATGGGCAAGACAAAGCCATGAACCGGTAAAATTCATCCAAACCATAAATTATATTAAAGCTTTAGACCTCAACATCTTGTTGATGGATTATGATAAAAGAGTCGGATTTGGCAAATATAAGCTGATTGATATCTGGTGGAGAACCACCGAGCATAATGGTAACCTTGGTTTGCTGCTGCTGAAGTTTTTGTGGCTATCGAAAGACTGGAAGAGCGCTAAAGCAAGAATTCTCATCGTAAACCCGGTGAACGAACAAAAGCATATCATTTACCGAAATACAAAAGAAATTCTTGAGAATTTGAGGATCAATGCAGAAATTAAAATCATTAATAACCAGGTCGAACAACGCTCGTTTTATGACATAGTGCAGGTGGAGTCCGTAAACTCTGATCTGATCTTTTTGGGACTGCCGGATGTTCTTTCCGGCAATGAACAGGATTTTGTCGATGAAACCAACAAGCTGTGCCAGGACATTGGTACCGTGATTCTGATTAAAGCCTCTACAACATTCAAGGAGCTAAACATCGGAGCCAAAAATATCTTGATTGACCAGGTGGATACACTCCCCCAAATTGGATATCACACAAGATTTTCCAGCCAGGATGTGCCCGAATTTGATTTACCCGATAAACCAGAACTTACCATACAGCTGAGATCATTTCATAATAGGCTGGCAATGCTTGCCGGTACAATTGAGAAAGAAAACCTGTCAATTTTATTTTCTTCTCAGGATAAGCTGATCGCTCATATTGAAAAAGCAATAATTAAACACATCGACAATCTTGGTAAAAAGTACGCATCGCCCGAAACAGAGGATTTACTGCAATCAATTGCCAAATACAATGCAGCCCTTTGGTTCAGGCTGCGGCGGCTGATTAGCGACTACAGCGGGGAGATGCTCGAAATTCAGTCAAACAATTTCCGCGAAGATATCGATTTCATCAAAGAAGAAATTCAAAAAATAACTTCCGAAAGCACTTTAATCGTAAAAATTCCAATTACTGCCAGAAGCCTTCGTATTCATCCTAAAGACAGTCTTCAAAACAAACTTTTCAAGATTAGGTATCAGACCGGTTTCAAATTGTCACGCAAAAAGAAAAAATACCATGCTATTGAATATCGTCGCATCCTTGCAGCATTTCTCGAGCCTAACGTAATTCGGTTGCTGCATAAGTTCTCGGAAAACTGGGGCACCATGTCTTCACATTTTTTAATGATGAATAGAACTTTGTTCAATGATGTCTTCGGAATTTTGGTAGCGATCGACTCAAAGATAGCGACACAAAGCGACCATTTAAAGCTTTTAAATGAAAAAAGGGAAGAAGCATTGGATCGAATCGGGCAAATGATCAAGATCAATAACGACAACCGGGCATCACTATCGGAATCCATTACCGGATCGATCATGGAGATGGTTGGACAATTTGCCGACGAATTCAGGTTGATTCAATCCAATCGTACATTGGTTAAAAAGTTCAAATTAAACGGTGACCAGGTCAGTTTCCCCGAATTTGTTACTGAAATGCCGGCTAAATGGAATAGCAATCAAAAATTGCTGGTGAACGACATTCAGCTTGAATTGGGTTTATTTACGCTTGTCTCCAAAATGAAAATTATATTTAGAGAAACTGAGCATGATATAGCAAGTGCTTTTGACGAATACATTGTTTATCGGCAAAATGAAATCAGGAAACAATTGCTCGATCAGCACAGAAAAATCAAATCGAACCCGCGCTTTACATTCAGTCTTGCAACTTTTCGCGAACTGGAGCATAGTGCTGTAATGCAGGTATTGTTTAACCAGCTGATTCAAAACACCTTCAATAAAGTTAAACAGGCCAGCTTACTGTTACCCGAAAAAATTGAAATTATGGATCCGGAAACACGAAAGGCGCTCCATGCGGTTCAGTTTACAAATGTAACAACACAGACCATTTTTGTTTCGCGGCTGCTTGATTATTTATTGCAAAGCGAGTTTGTTGATTCAGTCCAGAAGTCGTTGGGTGAGATTTCTGAAAAACTGATTCCGATTAAAACCACGACGAATGAAATATTGCGAAGCCTCGACTTCCTTCTGAATCCGGATTCAGAAATCAAGAACGGAGAAATGCCGGCTCATGAGCAAACTGAAAAAATCTTTACCGATCATATTGCTCAACTTGACAAGGAAATCGAGAGGTCAACACAGTTAAAAAACACTGTTGTGATGATGTTTCATGAAAGACTTCATACATTTGAGGATAAGCTCACTTTTTACTCATTTATCGAAAATGCCAACAACCTGAAGGATTATATTCGCCAGAGGGAGATCCGTAACCGGTGGCGCCTGTTCCATCATATCAGGGAACGAGGGAAAGAGTTTGTCCAGCATCAGCTCAACCAGTTCTGGTATCGGCAAAGCATCGGGGTAATATTTACCCGGAGATTAAAGGCCATGTCGGCGCCGGTCAGATTTAGGGTCAACGATGCACTTGCAATTTTGGAAAAGATTTCGGTGAAAACCGAGGTGGACAAAAAGTTACCTTACTATTACCGGCAACTTTTTATTCGTAAACAGTACTACCTGAATGAATTGTGGGCTGGCAGAGAGAGGGAATTACACGAAGCTGAACGATCAATAAAACGTTCATTATCAGGATTATATGGCGCCATCCTGGTCACTGGTGATCACCATTCAGGGAAAACATTCTTTTCACAGTATTTTATCAATAAGTACTATCCTAATGCCAGCATTTTTACTCTCACACCCCCTTATGCCGGTTCAACTGATGTTAACCTCTTCAAAAAGTCGCTTGAAAACGTTTTTGAAACCTCCGGCTCTTATTACAAAATATTTAACTCACTGCCCGAAAAAAGCGTACTCATTATTGACGACCTCGCACTTTGGTGGGAGCAGACCGAACATGGATTTGAGGTAGTGGCTCAACTGATAGAACTTATTGATAAATACAGTCACAGATGCCTGTTTGTAATTAACCTGAACCGTTTCAGCTATGAACTGATGCGCAGAATAAACCCGATTGAAAACTATTTCATCAGCATCATCGAATTACAGCCTTTCACCGCCGAAAAACTTCAGGAGATTATTCTTAAGCGACATCACACCACCAACCTGAAATTGCGCATGCACGGAAGGTTACACGACACACTGCGAACATGGGATTATGCAAAACTTTTCTCTAAGTATTTCACCATCTCCGGCGGGAATGTCGGTGTGGCACTGCAATCCTGGCTGGCCAATATCGAAGATGTAAAGGAAGATAACCTTTATATTCGTGTTCCTCAGATGCCTGACATTTCTGTCCTCGACACCTTAAATCTGGGTTGGTACCTGCTCATCATCCAACTGATGCTACACAAGCGCGCCAATCTGAGAAAACTCACCCGCATTTGTCGCGGCAGCACGCAGGTAATCAAAGAGAATATTGACATCTTGCTGCGTTCAGGAATCCTTATGGAGAAAAATCCCGGCGTTTATGAAATAAACACATTGTTATATCCTTACATTCAACGTAAGTTGATCGAAAAGGATATGATTTAA
- the rsmA gene encoding 16S rRNA (adenine(1518)-N(6)/adenine(1519)-N(6))-dimethyltransferase RsmA — MNFVQPKKRLGQHFLRDENIAAKIVDSLTTKSQVLEIGPGTGVLTKYLINSTDNLRLIEIDKESVEFLKMNYPEYSDNIIEEDFLKYDLSGIFQDEFAIIGNFPYNISSQIFFKIIEYRSRIPEAVGMVQKEVAERLSAGPGTKTYGILTVLLGAFYNIKYLFTVSEHVFYPPPKVKSAVIRLTRKENFELGCDEKLFFSIVKTAFNQRRKTMRNSLKVFWFEKIDPDLYPIFKKRPEELGLEEFKELTHLLSNT, encoded by the coding sequence ATGAACTTTGTTCAGCCAAAAAAAAGACTTGGCCAGCATTTTCTGAGAGATGAAAATATCGCCGCGAAAATTGTTGACAGCCTGACAACAAAAAGCCAGGTGCTGGAAATTGGTCCGGGAACCGGTGTGCTCACCAAATACCTGATCAACTCAACCGACAACCTGAGGCTTATCGAAATTGACAAAGAATCAGTCGAATTCCTCAAAATGAACTACCCGGAATATTCAGACAACATTATTGAAGAAGATTTTTTAAAGTATGACCTTTCCGGGATTTTTCAGGATGAGTTCGCCATCATCGGTAATTTTCCCTACAACATTTCCAGCCAGATTTTTTTCAAAATAATCGAATACCGGAGCCGGATTCCCGAAGCGGTAGGCATGGTTCAGAAGGAGGTAGCTGAGCGGCTCTCAGCCGGGCCGGGAACTAAAACGTATGGTATACTTACTGTTTTGCTCGGCGCTTTTTACAATATCAAATATCTGTTCACCGTAAGCGAGCATGTTTTTTACCCGCCACCAAAAGTGAAATCAGCCGTGATCCGGCTTACACGAAAAGAAAATTTTGAGTTGGGCTGTGACGAAAAGTTATTTTTCAGCATAGTCAAAACGGCTTTCAATCAACGCCGTAAAACCATGAGAAACTCACTGAAAGTTTTTTGGTTTGAAAAGATTGATCCCGACCTTTACCCCATCTTCAAAAAACGCCCTGAGGAACTTGGTTTGGAGGAATTTAAAGAATTAACGCATTTACTTTCCAATACATGA
- a CDS encoding mechanosensitive ion channel, whose protein sequence is MRNIDFSNFGLYLLLFLSMALFFALRLISWLLPVIVPGEEQRKIVLRYKSLVELVVWIVFIIWAVQYLFYSNQSYAVALFALLFLLTVYSGWIGLKDVIAGAFLKAGHRLTLNEIIRVGEIGGKIIRFGHTSLVLETDSGETVFLPYSFLYGKVIIKSHPAESIHRHTFQIEIAKSESTRDVTERIRSFILTLPWISLKKDPHIRPLSETSTGQPIEITLFSIDKEHFQDMERLIKLKFADLGEKK, encoded by the coding sequence ATGAGAAACATTGATTTTTCAAACTTTGGGCTGTATCTGCTGTTGTTTTTGTCAATGGCTCTGTTCTTTGCCCTCAGGCTGATCTCCTGGCTTTTGCCTGTGATTGTTCCCGGCGAGGAACAACGAAAAATAGTATTGAGGTATAAATCATTGGTCGAATTGGTGGTTTGGATTGTTTTTATTATCTGGGCCGTGCAGTACCTTTTTTACTCAAATCAATCTTACGCTGTTGCGCTGTTTGCTTTGTTATTCCTGCTTACGGTATATTCCGGATGGATCGGATTGAAGGACGTAATAGCAGGTGCATTCCTCAAAGCCGGTCACAGGTTAACGCTAAACGAAATAATCAGGGTGGGGGAAATAGGAGGGAAAATAATTCGGTTTGGCCATACAAGCCTTGTCCTCGAAACAGATTCGGGGGAAACGGTTTTTCTTCCCTACAGTTTTCTTTATGGGAAAGTTATTATCAAATCTCATCCTGCTGAGTCTATTCACCGGCATACTTTCCAGATAGAAATTGCCAAAAGCGAATCAACACGCGATGTTACCGAGCGGATACGCAGTTTTATTCTGACCCTGCCATGGATTTCATTGAAAAAAGATCCCCATATCAGGCCACTGTCAGAAACATCGACAGGTCAACCCATAGAAATTACGCTATTCTCCATTGATAAAGAACATTTTCAGGATATGGAGAGGCTGATTAAATTGAAGTTCGCAGATTTGGGAGAAAAGAAATGA
- the rpmA gene encoding 50S ribosomal protein L27 produces MAHKKGAGSSSNGRESHSKRLGVKIYGGQFAKAGNIIVRQRGTVHNPGLNVGLGKDHTLFSTVDGIVEFKRRKSNRSFVSVIPIENEIPAN; encoded by the coding sequence ATGGCACATAAAAAAGGTGCAGGAAGTTCGTCAAACGGTCGTGAATCGCATAGCAAACGACTGGGCGTAAAAATCTATGGCGGCCAGTTTGCCAAAGCCGGGAATATTATTGTCAGGCAACGTGGAACTGTTCATAACCCCGGCCTTAATGTAGGGTTGGGTAAAGATCATACCCTCTTCTCAACTGTGGATGGAATCGTTGAATTTAAAAGGAGAAAAAGCAACCGGTCATTTGTTTCGGTTATTCCGATTGAAAACGAAATACCTGCAAACTAA
- the serS gene encoding serine--tRNA ligase produces MLQINVIRQNKEEVINRLKVKNFDATSLIETILSLDEKRRETQTKMDETLAEANRIAKSIGELFKSGKQHEANQLKEQSALLKSAAKKMADDLDGFVVEMNNALVQIPNLPHQKVPAGRTPEDNEEVFAFGKLPQVTDEFIPHWELIRKYNIIDFDLGNKVTGAGFPFYRGKGAKLQRALINFFLDEGARAGYLEYQPPLLVNEASAYGTGQLPDKDGQMYHAPLDKFYLIPTAEVPITNIYRDVILKESELPVKNVAYSNCFRREAGSWGADVRGLNRLHQFDKVEIVQITTPEASYNALEEMREHVASLLVKLELPFRIIRLCGGDMSFTSAMTYDFEVYSAAQKRWLEVSSVSNFESFQANRMKLRYKSKDGKTELAHTLNGSALALPRVVAALLENNQTPQGIRVPKVLVPFTGFDIID; encoded by the coding sequence ATGTTACAAATTAATGTCATTCGACAGAATAAGGAAGAGGTGATCAATCGTCTGAAAGTCAAAAATTTTGATGCCACTTCGCTCATCGAAACCATCCTTTCCCTTGATGAAAAACGCCGGGAAACGCAGACTAAAATGGATGAAACCCTGGCTGAAGCCAACCGGATTGCAAAAAGTATCGGGGAGTTGTTTAAGTCTGGTAAGCAACATGAAGCCAACCAATTGAAAGAACAATCTGCATTGCTCAAGTCCGCTGCAAAAAAAATGGCTGACGACCTCGATGGCTTTGTTGTTGAAATGAACAACGCATTGGTACAAATCCCAAACCTGCCCCATCAAAAAGTTCCCGCCGGACGAACACCTGAAGACAATGAAGAGGTTTTCGCTTTTGGTAAACTACCTCAGGTTACTGATGAATTTATACCTCATTGGGAATTGATCAGGAAATACAATATCATCGATTTTGACCTGGGCAACAAGGTCACCGGCGCCGGATTTCCTTTTTATCGCGGCAAAGGGGCTAAATTACAACGGGCACTCATCAACTTCTTCCTTGACGAAGGCGCCAGAGCCGGTTACCTCGAATATCAGCCACCATTGTTGGTTAACGAAGCATCGGCTTATGGTACTGGACAATTGCCCGACAAAGACGGCCAGATGTATCATGCTCCCCTTGACAAGTTCTACCTGATTCCCACAGCCGAAGTTCCGATTACCAATATTTACCGTGATGTCATTTTAAAAGAAAGTGAATTACCGGTCAAAAATGTGGCCTACTCCAATTGTTTCCGCCGCGAGGCCGGTTCGTGGGGAGCTGACGTGAGAGGACTCAACCGCCTTCACCAGTTCGACAAGGTGGAAATTGTCCAGATCACCACACCGGAAGCTTCATACAATGCACTGGAAGAAATGCGCGAACATGTGGCTTCCCTTCTTGTAAAACTTGAATTGCCTTTCCGGATCATCAGGCTTTGTGGCGGTGATATGAGTTTTACATCAGCCATGACCTACGACTTCGAAGTATATTCAGCTGCACAGAAAAGATGGCTTGAGGTAAGTTCAGTCTCAAACTTCGAAAGTTTCCAGGCCAACAGAATGAAATTGCGCTACAAAAGCAAAGACGGGAAAACCGAATTGGCGCATACCCTCAACGGTAGCGCACTGGCTTTGCCCAGGGTAGTCGCCGCATTGCTCGAAAACAATCAAACTCCTCAAGGAATAAGAGTTCCTAAGGTACTGGTTCCTTTTACCGGCTTTGATATCATTGATTAG
- the rplU gene encoding 50S ribosomal protein L21, translating into MYAIVDIAGQQFKVEKDKMVYVHRLEGNEGDQVTFDRVMLVDVDNEVNVGKPLVEGATVTAKILSHLKGDKVIVFKKKRRKGYQKENGHRQFFSKIQIEGITLGA; encoded by the coding sequence ATGTACGCAATCGTTGATATCGCTGGACAACAGTTCAAAGTAGAGAAAGACAAAATGGTTTATGTTCACCGCCTCGAAGGCAACGAAGGTGACCAGGTCACCTTCGACCGGGTTATGCTGGTTGATGTTGATAATGAGGTAAATGTAGGCAAACCACTTGTTGAAGGTGCTACCGTCACTGCAAAAATTCTTTCTCACCTGAAAGGTGATAAAGTGATCGTTTTCAAGAAAAAACGCAGAAAAGGTTACCAGAAAGAAAACGGGCACAGGCAGTTTTTCAGCAAGATTCAAATTGAAGGAATCACGCTGGGTGCATAA